A single genomic interval of Helianthus annuus cultivar XRQ/B chromosome 13, HanXRQr2.0-SUNRISE, whole genome shotgun sequence harbors:
- the LOC118485708 gene encoding secreted RxLR effector protein 161-like: MTQCNTVSTPMEYGLKLSKDDTEEFVDEGVYRSLVGSLMYLTNTRPDIMFTVSKVSRFMENPRRSHWEAAKRILRYIKGTQNQGITYSKGGKKILVGFCDSDYAGDMDDSKSTSWYIFHLGSGPISWQSKKQKVVALSSTEAEYMALSLAGCQALWIKGI, from the coding sequence ATGACACAATGCAATACTGTATCCACACCTATGGAATATGGATTAAAGTTGTCAAAGGATGACACAGAAGAGTTTGTAGATGAAGGTGTGTATCGAAGCCTAGTAGGAAGTCTGATGTATCTTACCAATAcgagaccagacatcatgtttacAGTAAGCAAAGTCAGTAGATTTATGGAAAATCCAAGGAGGAGTCACTGGGAAGCAGCTAAACGAATACTTAGATACATCAAAGGAACACAAAACCAAGGAATTACCTACTCCAAAGGAGGAAAGAAAATTCTTGTAGGTTTTTGTGATAGTGACTATGCAGGAGATATGGATGATAGCAAGAGCACCTCTTGGTATATATTTCATTTAGGTTCAGGTCCCATCTCATGGCAGTCAAAGAAACAAAAGGTAGTAGCTTTATCTTCAACGGAAGCAGAATACATGGCATTATCGTTGGCAGGTTGTCAAGCTTTATGGATTAAGGGAATTTGA